The following proteins come from a genomic window of Triticum aestivum cultivar Chinese Spring chromosome 6A, IWGSC CS RefSeq v2.1, whole genome shotgun sequence:
- the LOC123127306 gene encoding putative receptor-like protein kinase At3g47110, translated as MGDTMTSLQSFLVSDNQFHGVIPPSLCNASMLQMVQTVNNFLSGTIPRCLGARQEMLSVVNFAGNQLEATNDAEWGFLTSLTNCSNMILVDVSENKLQGVLPKSIGNLSTQMEFLGIASNSIAGTITEAIGNFINLDELDMENNLLQGTIPASLGKLKKLNRLSLSNNNLSGSIPVALGNLTKLTTLLLNTNALSGAIPSALSNCPLEELDLSYNNLSGPTPKELFLISSLSSSMYLAHNSLTGTLPSEVGNLRNLGELDLSDNMISGKIPTNIGECRSLQYLNLSGNHLDATIPLSLGQLRGLVVLDLSRNNLSGSIPEFLGTMKGLASLNLSSNDFEGEVPKDGIFLNAAATSVMGNSALCGGIPQLKLKMCSSPTKRRISSKLLMIIAAGAGILLVILSAMFVLCKRSKLIRAKPQITLLNDKYIRVSYAELVKATDGFTSENLIGVGSFGAVYKGRMEISGQQVMVAVKVLNLQHAGASRSFDAECEAWRCIRHRNLVKVITVCSSIDTRGGDFKALVFEFLPNGNLDQWLHKHLEEDNEPKMLDLIQRLQIAMHVASALDYLHHQKPFPIVHCDLKPSNILLDNNMVAHVGDFGLARFLHDEHNDKSETPTSSRTAIRGTIGYVAPEYGLGNEASIHGDVYSYGILLLEMFTGKRPTSSEFGEVLSLHKHVQMALPDQAATVIDQDLLKAESNGKGTEGGYQSSEDMRISCIVSILQVGISCSKETPTERIQIGDALRELQIIRDKFYAH; from the exons ATGGGCGACACGATGACGAGTCTCCAGTCCTTTCTTGTGTCTGATAACCAGTTTCATGGCGTGATCCCGCCGTCCTTGTGCAATGCTTCCATGCTACAGATGGTTCAGACAGTAAACAACTTCCTGTCGGGAACGATCCCTCGGTGCCTGGGGGCTCGCCAGGAGATGCTCTCTGTGGTGAACTTTGCGGGGAATCAGCTTGAAGCAACCAACGATGCTGAATGGGGCTTCCTTACTAGTCTGACCAACTGCAGCAATATGATATTAGTGGATGTTAGTGAAAACAAGCTCCAAGGTGTGCTACCGAAATCAATCGGCAATTTGTCGACACAGATGGAGTTTCTTGGCATTGCATCCAACAGCATAGCAGGGACGATAACTGAAGCAATAGGGAACTTCATCAACTTGGATGAACTTGACATGGAAAATAATCTTCTCCAGGGCACCATCCCAGCATCTCTCGGCAAGCTTAAGAAGTTGAATCGGTTATCTCTGTCAAATAACAACTTGTCAGGATCTATCCCAGTGGCTCTTGGAAATCTTACAAAGCTTACAACCCTTCTGCTTAATACTAATGCGCTCAGTGGAGCCATCCCTTCTGCTCTCAGCAACTGTCCTTTAGAGGAGCTGGATCTTTCTTACAACAATCTTTCCGGCCCAACACCTAAGGAACTCTTCCTCATCTCAAGCTTGTCGAGTTCCATGTATCTTGCACATAATTCACTGACTGGGACTTTGCCTTCAGAAGTGGGAAATCTCAGGAATCTAGGTGAACTTGATCTCTCTGACAATATGATTTCAGGAAAGATTCCTACCAATATTGGGGAGTGTCGAAGCTTACAGTACCTCAATTTATCTGGGAACCATCTCGACGCGACGATTCCGCTGTCACTAGGACAGTTACGGGGCCTCGTAGTGCTTGATCTTTCTCGGAATAATTTATCTGGGAGCATTCCTGAGTTCCTCGGCACCATGAAAGGCCTTGCTAGTTTAAATCTCTCTTCCAATGATTTTGAAGGTGAAGTTCCGAAAGACGGAATATTCCTCAATGCAGCTGCAACCTCGGTCATGGGAAACAGTGCTCTGTGTGGTGGGATCCCTCAACTCAAGTTGAAAATGTGCTCCAGTCCCACTAAAAGGAGAATATCTTCAAAGCTTCTCATGATTATCGCAGCAGGCGCCGGAATTCTGTTGGTCATACTATCCGCAATGTTCGTGTTATGTAAAAGAAGCAAGCTTATAAGAGCAAAGCCACAGATAACTCTCCTCAATGACAAATACATAAGAGTTTCTTATGCTGAATTGGTCAAGGCAACAGATGGTTTCACATCCGAAAACCTCATTGGGGTGGGCAGCTTTGGTGCAGTGTACAAGGGAAGAATGGAAATCTCTGGCCAACAAGTGATGGTGGCAGTGAAGGTACTCAACCTGCAACATGCTGGCGCATCCCGAAGTTTCGATGCGGAATGTGAGGCTTGGAGATGTATCCGCCATCGGAACCTTGTGAAGGTTATAACAGTGTGCTCAAGTATTGACACTCGAGGTGGCGACTTCAAGGCTCTTGTGTTTGAGTTTCTGCCAAATGGAAATCTAGACCAGTGGCTACACAAGCATCTCGAGGAAGATAACGAACCCAAGATGCTAGATCTCATTCAGAGACTCCAGATTGCCATGCACGTGGCTTCTGCGCTTGACTATTTGCATCATCAGAAGCCGTTTCCAATTGTTCACTGTGACCTCAAGCCAAGCAATATTCTCCTCGACAACAACATGGTTGCCCATGTCGGTGATTTTGGGCTTGCAAGGTTCCTACATGACGAACATAATGACAAGTCAGAGACACCAACTAGTAGTCGAACCGCAATAAGAGGAACAATTGGTTATGTGGCTCCAG AATATGGACTTGGCAATGAAGCTTCAATCCATGGTGATGTGTACAGCTACGGTATACTGCTGCTCGAGATGTTCACCGGTAAAAGACCCACAAGTTCTGAAttcggagaagtgcttagccttcATAAGCACGTACAAATGGCACTGCCAGACCAAGCGGCTACTGTCATCGACCAAGACCTATTAAAAGCAGAAAGTAATGGCAAAGGGACAGAAGGGGGGTATCAGAGCAGTGAAGACATGAGAATTAGTTGCATCGTCTCGATTCTGCAGGTTGGAATTTCATGCTCCAAGGAGACGCCAACTGAACGCATTCAAATTGGAGATGCATTGAGAGAGTTGCAGATAATCAGAGATAAGTTTTACGCGCATTAG
- the LOC123127307 gene encoding probable histone deacetylase 19 isoform X1: MDPSSAGAGGNSLPSVGPDGQKRRVCYFYDSEVGNYYYGQGHPMKPHRIRMTHSLLAQYGLLDQMQVLRPNPARDRDLCRFHADDYISFLRSVTPETQQDQIRALKRFNVGEDCPVFDGLYSFCQTYAGASVGGAVKLNHGLDIAINWSGGLHHAKKCEASGFCYVNDIVLAILELLKHHQRVLYVDIDIHHGDGVEEAFYTTDRVMTVSFHKFGDYFPGTGDVRDIGHSKGKYYSLNVPLDDGIDDESYQSLFKPIMAKVMEVFQPGAVVLQCGADSLSGDRLGCFNLSIRGHAECVKYMRSFNVPLLLLGGGGYTIRNVARCWCYETGVALGQELEDKMPVNEYYEYFGPDYTLHVAPSNMENKNTRYELDNIRTKLLDNLSKLRHAPSVQFQERPPDTEFPEPDEDEEDQDERHDDPDSDMELEYHTPLEDSARRITIQGTRVKRESAGAETKDQDGSRVTGEHRGSEPMAEDIGPSKQAHQVDANAMAVDEPGNVKTESGSSTKLPDPPAIYQKP, encoded by the exons atGGACCCTTCCTCGGCCGGCGCCGGCGGCAACTCGCTGCCGTCGGTCGGCCCCGACGGGCAGAAGCGGCGCGTGTGCTACTTCTACGACTCGGAGGTGGGCAACTACTACTACGGGCAGGGCCACCCGATGAAGCCGCACCGCATCCGCATGACCCACTCGCTGCTGGCGCAGTACGGCCTCCTCGACCAGATGCAGGTGCTGCGCCCCAACCCCGCCCGCGACCGCGACCTCTGCCGCTTCCACGCCGACGACTACATCTCCTTCCTCCGCTCCGTCACGCCCGAGACGCAGCAGGACCAGATCCGGGCCCTCAAGCGCTTCAACGTCGGCGAGGACTGCCCCGTCTTCGACGGCCTCTACAGCTTCTGCCAGACCTACGCGGGGGCCTCCGTCGGCGGCGCCGTCAAGCTCAACCACGGCCTTGACATCGCCATCAACTGGTCCGGGGGCCTGCACCACGCTAAGAAGTGCGAGGCCTCGGGGTTCTGCTACGTCAACGACATCGTACTCGCCATCCTCGAGCTCCTCAAGCACCACCAG CGAGTTCTATATGTCGATATTGATATCCACCATGGTGATGGAGTTGAGGAGGCATTCTACACGACAGACAGGGTTATGACAGTCTCTTTTCACAAGTTTGGGGATTATTTCCCAGGCACAGGGGATGTCCGTGATATTGGGCATTCAAAAGGAAAGTATTACTCCCTTAATGTCCCTCTGGATGATGGGATTGATGACGAAAGCTACCAGTCCCTGTTTAAGCCTATAATGGCCAAAGTTATGGAGGTTTTCCAGCCTGGTGCAGTTGTTCTTCAATGTGGCGCCGATTCATTATCTGGGGATAGGTTGGGCTGCTTCAATCTTTCGATCAGAGGTCATGCAGAATGCGTGAAGTACATGAGGTCTTTCAATGTTCCATTGTtgcttcttggcggtggtggctaTACCATAAGAAATGTTGCACGATGTTGGTGTTATGAG ACAGGAGTTGCACTTGGCCAAGAGCTCGAGGATAAGATGCCTGTCAATGAGTACTATGAATACTTCGGTCCAGATTACACTCTTCATGTAGCACCAAGTAACATGGAGAACAAAAATACACGCTACGAACTGGATAATATAAGAACCAAACTTCTTGACAATCTTTCAAAACTTCGACATGCCCCTAGCGTTCAGTTTCAAGAGCGACCTCCTGATACTGAGTTCCCTGAG ccggatgaagatgaagaggatcaGGATGAAAGGCATGATGACCCTGATTCTGATATGGAATTGGAGTATCACACACCTTTGGAAGACTCAGCGag GAGAATCACTATTCAAGGTACAAGAGTTAAGAGAGAATCAGCTGGAGCTGAGACAAAAGACCAG GATGGTAGCAGAGTAACAGGTGAACATAGAGGATCAGAACCTATGGCGGAAGACATCGGCCCCTCCAAGCAAGCTCAT CAGGTCGACGCTAATGCCATGGCCGTCGATGAGCCCGGAAATGTCAAGACCGAATCAGGAAGCTCTACCAAGTTGCCTGACCCACCAGCCATCTACCAGAAGCCATGA
- the LOC123127307 gene encoding probable histone deacetylase 19 isoform X2, whose protein sequence is MDPSSAGAGGNSLPSVGPDGQKRRVCYFYDSEVGNYYYGQGHPMKPHRIRMTHSLLAQYGLLDQMQVLRPNPARDRDLCRFHADDYISFLRSVTPETQQDQIRALKRFNVGEDCPVFDGLYSFCQTYAGASVGGAVKLNHGLDIAINWSGGLHHAKKCEASGFCYVNDIVLAILELLKHHQRVLYVDIDIHHGDGVEEAFYTTDRVMTVSFHKFGDYFPGTGDVRDIGHSKGKYYSLNVPLDDGIDDESYQSLFKPIMAKVMEVFQPGAVVLQCGADSLSGDRLGCFNLSIRGHAECVKYMRSFNVPLLLLGGGGYTIRNVARCWCYETGVALGQELEDKMPVNEYYEYFGPDYTLHVAPSNMENKNTRYELDNIRTKLLDNLSKLRHAPSVQFQERPPDTEFPEPDEDEEDQDERHDDPDSDMELEYHTPLEDSARRITIQGTRVKRESAGAETKDQDGSRVTGEHRGSEPMAEDIGPSKQAHVDANAMAVDEPGNVKTESGSSTKLPDPPAIYQKP, encoded by the exons atGGACCCTTCCTCGGCCGGCGCCGGCGGCAACTCGCTGCCGTCGGTCGGCCCCGACGGGCAGAAGCGGCGCGTGTGCTACTTCTACGACTCGGAGGTGGGCAACTACTACTACGGGCAGGGCCACCCGATGAAGCCGCACCGCATCCGCATGACCCACTCGCTGCTGGCGCAGTACGGCCTCCTCGACCAGATGCAGGTGCTGCGCCCCAACCCCGCCCGCGACCGCGACCTCTGCCGCTTCCACGCCGACGACTACATCTCCTTCCTCCGCTCCGTCACGCCCGAGACGCAGCAGGACCAGATCCGGGCCCTCAAGCGCTTCAACGTCGGCGAGGACTGCCCCGTCTTCGACGGCCTCTACAGCTTCTGCCAGACCTACGCGGGGGCCTCCGTCGGCGGCGCCGTCAAGCTCAACCACGGCCTTGACATCGCCATCAACTGGTCCGGGGGCCTGCACCACGCTAAGAAGTGCGAGGCCTCGGGGTTCTGCTACGTCAACGACATCGTACTCGCCATCCTCGAGCTCCTCAAGCACCACCAG CGAGTTCTATATGTCGATATTGATATCCACCATGGTGATGGAGTTGAGGAGGCATTCTACACGACAGACAGGGTTATGACAGTCTCTTTTCACAAGTTTGGGGATTATTTCCCAGGCACAGGGGATGTCCGTGATATTGGGCATTCAAAAGGAAAGTATTACTCCCTTAATGTCCCTCTGGATGATGGGATTGATGACGAAAGCTACCAGTCCCTGTTTAAGCCTATAATGGCCAAAGTTATGGAGGTTTTCCAGCCTGGTGCAGTTGTTCTTCAATGTGGCGCCGATTCATTATCTGGGGATAGGTTGGGCTGCTTCAATCTTTCGATCAGAGGTCATGCAGAATGCGTGAAGTACATGAGGTCTTTCAATGTTCCATTGTtgcttcttggcggtggtggctaTACCATAAGAAATGTTGCACGATGTTGGTGTTATGAG ACAGGAGTTGCACTTGGCCAAGAGCTCGAGGATAAGATGCCTGTCAATGAGTACTATGAATACTTCGGTCCAGATTACACTCTTCATGTAGCACCAAGTAACATGGAGAACAAAAATACACGCTACGAACTGGATAATATAAGAACCAAACTTCTTGACAATCTTTCAAAACTTCGACATGCCCCTAGCGTTCAGTTTCAAGAGCGACCTCCTGATACTGAGTTCCCTGAG ccggatgaagatgaagaggatcaGGATGAAAGGCATGATGACCCTGATTCTGATATGGAATTGGAGTATCACACACCTTTGGAAGACTCAGCGag GAGAATCACTATTCAAGGTACAAGAGTTAAGAGAGAATCAGCTGGAGCTGAGACAAAAGACCAG GATGGTAGCAGAGTAACAGGTGAACATAGAGGATCAGAACCTATGGCGGAAGACATCGGCCCCTCCAAGCAAGCTCAT GTCGACGCTAATGCCATGGCCGTCGATGAGCCCGGAAATGTCAAGACCGAATCAGGAAGCTCTACCAAGTTGCCTGACCCACCAGCCATCTACCAGAAGCCATGA